From one Butyricimonas faecihominis genomic stretch:
- a CDS encoding SusC/RagA family TonB-linked outer membrane protein, with protein sequence MCVRVFVLLLCLLSVQGGRLFAVVRGIDSLARNEKCAVVTGVVYDVQGEAIAGVNIIEKGTMNGVTTDREGKFSLEVDLHGTLIVSFVGYRTQIIPIDGRTDLVITLEHDYILLDDVIVTALGLQKKESALSYAAVQVNKNELVRVKDPNMIVALMGKVAGMQVNRSSSGMGGSVKVVMRGSRSVAGNNQPLYVIDGVPMLNESSEQPYTAIGGTADAGNRDAGDGISNLNPEDVESISILKGAPAAALYGTQAANGVILITTKKGSVGKQEVSFTSSVVFDKAMMLPKLQNHYGMSDEIESWGERENIATGNPIPSFFRTGVTAIHSLSFMTGNERVQTYFSYANTTGKGILENHKLSKHNINLRETATFYEGRLKIDGNVNLLSQHVKNRPVPGGFYMNPLVGLYRFPRGMDITEYKEHFEVWNEERHLNVQNWHAPTEDFEQNPYWIQERITSRDQRIRAIVSLALNLKITNCFSVQARGNVDYVNDKFRQKYYASTAPALAGDNGRYIDSGNEQVQTYGDVIGTYKGKFNDFSLDVSLGASINRKKVNELRYDSKTASLKFANVFNIANINMNTSAYISEQIDAVREMQSLFVTAQVGFRDYLFLDVSARNDWSSTLAYTTRESRGFFYPSVGFSWLVNRVLKLPEQVTSGKVRATWSKVGNDIPLYITNPVAHVLAGGGIQASDAAPFEEMKPEMSLSMEVGTEWKFFGSRLHVDFTYYQTHTKNQFFKLPAKDGDEYAYRYVNAGNIQNTGVELMIEGTPVEIKNFSWKTGINYAFNKNKVVRLHAELPVFQYGPYGFSSSYAMKLKKGGAFGDIYGKAFKRDADGKILYETDGEHQGLPMIEGDGNTVKVGNANPDFTLGWTNTFSWKGLVLSLLIDGRYGGKVLSQTQADMDMYGVTKVTGDARDRGYVMLEGEKITNVKGFYKSIVGGRSGVTEYYMYDATNFRLRELALGYTFPKRWMEATKFFRDVQLAFIARNLFFIYKKAPFDPDLILSTGNDNQAIEVYGMPTTRSMGFSLRVMF encoded by the coding sequence ATGTGTGTGCGTGTATTTGTTCTTTTGCTTTGTTTATTATCTGTACAGGGTGGAAGACTGTTTGCCGTGGTACGGGGAATTGATTCATTGGCTCGGAATGAAAAATGTGCTGTTGTAACAGGAGTCGTGTATGATGTACAAGGCGAGGCGATAGCCGGGGTCAATATTATTGAAAAAGGAACGATGAACGGGGTAACTACCGATCGAGAAGGGAAATTCTCGCTTGAGGTAGATTTGCATGGAACGTTGATCGTCTCTTTTGTTGGCTATCGAACCCAGATCATCCCGATTGACGGGAGAACCGATTTAGTGATCACGTTGGAGCATGATTATATTCTTTTGGATGACGTGATCGTGACGGCATTGGGATTGCAAAAGAAAGAATCGGCCTTGTCTTACGCCGCTGTTCAGGTGAACAAGAATGAGTTAGTCCGGGTGAAAGATCCGAACATGATCGTGGCGTTGATGGGAAAAGTGGCCGGAATGCAAGTGAACCGGAGTTCTTCGGGAATGGGTGGCTCAGTGAAAGTCGTGATGCGGGGAAGTCGATCCGTGGCTGGGAATAATCAACCGTTGTACGTGATTGACGGGGTACCGATGTTGAACGAAAGCAGTGAACAACCTTACACGGCTATCGGGGGAACGGCTGATGCGGGAAATCGGGATGCCGGAGATGGAATTTCTAATTTGAACCCGGAAGATGTAGAGAGTATCAGCATCTTGAAAGGGGCCCCGGCCGCGGCCCTTTACGGGACACAGGCTGCCAACGGGGTTATTTTGATTACCACGAAGAAAGGATCGGTCGGGAAACAAGAGGTTTCTTTTACTTCCAGCGTGGTTTTTGATAAGGCGATGATGTTACCGAAGTTGCAGAATCATTACGGGATGAGCGATGAAATCGAGAGTTGGGGAGAGCGAGAGAATATAGCCACGGGTAACCCGATACCCTCTTTTTTTCGGACGGGAGTAACAGCGATTCACTCTTTGTCCTTCATGACAGGGAATGAGCGAGTACAAACTTATTTCTCGTATGCTAATACCACGGGGAAAGGGATTCTGGAGAATCATAAGTTGTCAAAACACAATATTAACTTGCGGGAAACGGCGACATTTTACGAGGGACGTTTGAAAATAGACGGGAATGTGAATCTATTGAGTCAGCACGTGAAAAATCGTCCTGTTCCGGGAGGATTCTACATGAACCCATTAGTTGGTCTGTATCGTTTCCCCCGGGGAATGGATATAACCGAATATAAAGAACATTTTGAAGTATGGAATGAAGAACGGCATTTGAACGTGCAGAATTGGCATGCCCCGACAGAGGATTTCGAGCAGAATCCATATTGGATACAGGAGCGAATCACGAGCCGGGATCAACGAATACGGGCTATTGTTTCCCTCGCATTGAACTTGAAAATTACAAATTGTTTTTCAGTTCAGGCCCGTGGAAACGTGGATTACGTGAACGATAAATTCCGTCAAAAATATTATGCCTCGACGGCCCCCGCGCTGGCAGGAGATAACGGGCGTTATATAGATTCCGGGAACGAACAGGTGCAAACGTACGGGGATGTGATTGGAACTTATAAAGGAAAGTTTAATGACTTTTCGCTGGATGTATCTTTAGGGGCCAGTATTAACCGGAAAAAAGTCAATGAACTTCGATACGATTCGAAGACCGCCTCTTTGAAATTCGCTAACGTGTTTAATATAGCGAACATAAACATGAATACATCTGCCTATATTTCAGAGCAGATTGATGCCGTCCGGGAGATGCAGTCATTGTTTGTCACGGCACAAGTAGGGTTTCGAGATTATCTATTTCTGGATGTTTCAGCCCGGAATGACTGGAGTTCTACTTTAGCGTACACGACCAGGGAATCGAGAGGCTTTTTCTATCCGTCCGTTGGTTTTTCTTGGTTGGTGAACCGGGTGCTGAAATTACCCGAACAGGTGACGAGTGGTAAGGTGCGGGCCACGTGGAGTAAGGTGGGAAATGACATTCCCTTGTATATCACGAATCCCGTGGCTCACGTTCTGGCCGGTGGGGGAATACAGGCATCGGATGCGGCTCCTTTTGAAGAGATGAAACCGGAGATGAGCTTGTCAATGGAGGTGGGAACGGAATGGAAATTCTTTGGCTCTCGCCTGCACGTTGACTTTACCTATTATCAGACGCATACCAAGAATCAGTTTTTCAAATTACCGGCAAAAGATGGCGACGAGTATGCCTATCGTTACGTGAATGCTGGAAATATTCAGAATACAGGTGTCGAGCTGATGATTGAGGGTACTCCGGTTGAGATTAAAAATTTCAGTTGGAAAACAGGAATAAATTACGCTTTCAACAAGAATAAAGTGGTTCGTTTGCACGCCGAGTTACCCGTGTTTCAATACGGGCCTTATGGTTTTTCATCCAGTTACGCAATGAAATTGAAGAAAGGAGGGGCTTTCGGGGATATATACGGTAAGGCATTCAAGCGGGATGCAGACGGGAAAATTCTTTACGAGACGGATGGAGAACATCAGGGATTGCCGATGATTGAAGGAGATGGGAACACGGTGAAAGTGGGAAATGCTAATCCGGATTTCACGTTGGGATGGACGAACACTTTCTCTTGGAAGGGATTGGTGTTGAGCTTGCTGATAGATGGTCGGTACGGGGGTAAAGTGTTGTCGCAGACACAGGCCGACATGGATATGTACGGGGTGACAAAAGTTACTGGGGATGCACGGGACAGGGGGTACGTGATGCTGGAAGGAGAGAAGATTACTAACGTGAAAGGGTTCTACAAGTCTATCGTCGGGGGACGTTCCGGGGTGACGGAATATTATATGTATGATGCCACTAATTTCCGTTTGCGGGAGTTGGCTTTGGGCTATACCTTCCCGAAGCGCTGGATGGAGGCAACGAAGTTTTTCCGGGATGTTCAACTGGCTTTTATTGCCCGAAATTTATTTTTTATATACAAGAAAGCGCCTTTTGACCCGGATCTGATTCTTTCCACGGGGAATGATAACCAAGCGATAGAAGTGTACGGGATGCCCACCACGAGAAGTATGGGATTCAGTTTACGTGTCATGTTTTAA
- a CDS encoding SusD/RagB family nutrient-binding outer membrane lipoprotein, producing the protein MRGLIYMIMGLMFVSCTGRFKDLNTDNTGITDEDMQVDLNHLGIPLNVIQQGIYFNYDYGKGKNWPYQLMQNLSADMFSGYMHDYKPLNGGSHNSDYNLQDGWNGTLWENTYAYIMPQIKRLEDSTRLKYPAVYAVTEILKVEVMHRVSDYYGPVIYTSFGNKKMIYLPDSQQDVYYRFLDDLKTAVGILENHVNLAGYTPEFSRFDLLLDGKVESWIRFANSLRLRLAIRMAMANPDRARQEFVDAFADPHGFFEEPTQQVAVTTDNEYTNPLGEINRVWGEVYMNASMESILNGFDDPRREAFFEPCPDDVLLQDRDGRDSVRIPLKGQYRGIRQGTMFAHTLYSALSKIYVNVRTKPILMTAAEVWFLRAEAALRGWTTEDPGICYEQGIRCSFSQWQVPGVETYLQSDCRATDFEDAFTPGNNIKARCLVTPRWDDAASDEMKLERIITQKWLAVFPEGCEAWAEQRRTGYPRLFPVRYNNSRNGCVDMEKMIRRLNYPSSILDNDNGQYEMLVDALGGPDHAGTPLWWDTGRNF; encoded by the coding sequence ATGAGAGGTTTAATCTACATGATAATGGGGTTGATGTTCGTCTCTTGCACGGGACGTTTCAAGGACTTGAACACGGATAATACGGGAATCACGGATGAGGATATGCAAGTCGATCTGAATCACCTGGGCATACCGTTAAACGTGATTCAGCAAGGGATTTATTTTAACTATGATTACGGGAAGGGGAAGAATTGGCCTTATCAGTTGATGCAGAATCTGAGTGCCGATATGTTTAGCGGGTACATGCACGATTACAAACCTCTAAACGGTGGAAGTCATAACTCCGATTATAACCTGCAAGACGGGTGGAACGGGACGTTGTGGGAGAATACCTACGCTTACATCATGCCCCAGATTAAACGACTGGAGGATTCTACCCGGTTAAAATACCCTGCCGTCTATGCTGTCACTGAAATATTGAAAGTGGAAGTGATGCATCGGGTCTCTGATTATTATGGTCCTGTCATTTACACGAGTTTCGGAAATAAAAAAATGATATACCTGCCGGATTCGCAACAGGATGTTTATTATCGTTTTCTGGATGATTTGAAAACGGCGGTGGGGATATTGGAAAATCACGTGAATTTAGCTGGCTACACACCTGAATTTTCCCGTTTCGACTTGTTGTTGGATGGTAAGGTCGAATCGTGGATTCGGTTTGCCAACTCGTTGCGTTTGCGTCTGGCAATCCGGATGGCAATGGCCAATCCGGATAGAGCCCGGCAAGAGTTCGTGGACGCTTTCGCTGATCCCCACGGTTTTTTTGAAGAACCCACGCAACAGGTGGCCGTGACGACAGACAATGAATATACTAACCCGTTGGGCGAGATTAACCGGGTGTGGGGCGAGGTGTACATGAATGCGTCCATGGAATCTATTCTGAATGGTTTTGATGATCCCCGGCGAGAGGCTTTTTTCGAACCTTGTCCCGATGATGTTCTTTTGCAGGATCGAGATGGACGGGATTCGGTTCGTATCCCCTTGAAAGGGCAGTATCGGGGAATCCGTCAAGGAACCATGTTTGCTCACACGCTTTATTCCGCTTTGTCGAAAATATACGTGAATGTCCGGACGAAACCGATTCTGATGACGGCTGCCGAGGTCTGGTTCCTGCGGGCGGAAGCCGCTTTGCGGGGATGGACGACGGAGGACCCCGGAATTTGTTACGAACAGGGCATCCGGTGTTCATTCTCCCAGTGGCAGGTGCCCGGTGTGGAAACTTATTTACAGAGTGATTGTCGGGCGACTGATTTCGAGGATGCCTTTACCCCCGGGAATAATATCAAGGCTCGTTGTTTGGTTACTCCCCGTTGGGATGATGCCGCCTCTGACGAGATGAAACTGGAACGGATTATCACGCAAAAATGGCTGGCAGTTTTCCCGGAAGGTTGCGAGGCATGGGCAGAACAACGAAGGACAGGTTATCCGAGATTATTCCCCGTACGGTATAACAATAGTCGTAACGGGTGTGTTGACATGGAAAAGATGATTCGTCGTCTGAATTATCCCTCTTCTATTCTTGATAATGATAACGGGCAATACGAGATGTTGGTCGATGCCTTGGGAGGTCCGGATCATGCCGGAACTCCTTTGTGGTGGGATACTGGACGGAATTTTTAG
- a CDS encoding M3 family metallopeptidase gives MKKSVILLLSVTALVTSCKDGAKQVNNPLMQKFETPFQAPPFDKIKPADYKPAFEEGMKQHKAEIEAIVNNPEEPTFENTIVALDKAGELLNQTSSIFFNLYEAMKNDEMQQLAMEISPAVTAHGDEINMNPKLFARIKALYDKRETLGLDALALRTLELYYNDFVRGGANLNDADKAKMMQINGELAKLSLQYGDNLLKETNAFTLVVDNEKDLAGLPETSIAAAAAEAKDRGMEGKWVFTVQKPSMIPFLTYAQNRDLREKLYKGYYMRGNNDNANDNKAVLAKMVNLRTEKAKLLGFDTYAAYVVDVNMAKTPKAIYDFMGRVWEPALKVAKQELAEMQAIATKEGMTSKLESWDWWYYAEKLRKQKYDLDESEMAPYLKLENVRDGMFAVANKLYGITMHKRTDIPLYHPQVETYEVKDVDGTSLGILYLDYYTRASKSAGAWMTEFRHYTKVNGQEEMPLVSVVYNFSPAVGDAPVLLSWDDTETMFHEFGHALHGFFTRGDYQRIAGTIPHDMVELPSQVMENWASEPEVLKMYAKHYQTGETMPDALIQKIQESGHFNQGFATVEYVAAALLDMDWYSNTEVKDFDVNAFEKASMDKYGLIKEILPRYRSTYFSHIFDGGYSAGYYVYLWAEVLDADAFQAFKSSGDIYNKELAAKFRKYVLSEGGYADPMQQYIKFRGQEPSEDPLLHKRGLK, from the coding sequence ATGAAAAAGAGCGTTATATTACTTTTGAGTGTTACCGCATTAGTAACGTCTTGTAAGGATGGAGCTAAGCAGGTAAACAACCCATTAATGCAGAAGTTTGAAACCCCGTTTCAAGCTCCGCCTTTTGATAAGATAAAACCGGCGGATTACAAGCCGGCTTTCGAGGAAGGTATGAAACAACACAAGGCAGAAATTGAGGCTATCGTGAATAACCCGGAAGAACCGACTTTCGAGAACACGATCGTGGCTCTTGATAAAGCCGGGGAGTTGCTGAATCAGACCTCATCGATATTCTTTAACCTGTACGAGGCGATGAAGAATGATGAAATGCAACAATTAGCCATGGAAATCAGTCCTGCCGTAACAGCCCACGGGGATGAGATTAACATGAATCCTAAATTGTTTGCTCGGATCAAGGCATTGTACGACAAACGGGAGACTTTGGGATTGGATGCTCTGGCTTTGCGTACGTTGGAACTGTATTACAATGATTTCGTGCGTGGTGGTGCGAATCTGAATGATGCCGATAAGGCTAAGATGATGCAGATTAATGGTGAGTTGGCTAAATTGAGTTTACAATATGGTGATAACCTATTGAAAGAGACAAATGCTTTCACGTTGGTTGTTGATAACGAGAAAGACTTGGCCGGACTTCCGGAAACTTCTATTGCCGCCGCTGCGGCCGAGGCTAAAGACCGGGGCATGGAAGGTAAATGGGTTTTCACGGTTCAAAAACCAAGTATGATTCCTTTCCTGACGTATGCCCAAAATCGTGATTTGCGGGAGAAGTTATACAAGGGATATTATATGCGCGGGAATAATGACAATGCTAATGACAACAAGGCCGTGTTAGCTAAAATGGTGAACTTGAGAACGGAAAAAGCTAAATTGTTGGGATTTGACACTTATGCCGCTTACGTGGTAGATGTGAACATGGCCAAAACCCCGAAGGCTATCTATGATTTCATGGGACGTGTGTGGGAACCAGCATTGAAAGTTGCCAAACAGGAATTGGCTGAAATGCAAGCTATTGCCACGAAAGAGGGGATGACGTCTAAACTGGAAAGTTGGGATTGGTGGTATTACGCGGAGAAATTGCGGAAACAGAAATATGATCTGGACGAATCCGAGATGGCTCCTTATCTGAAATTGGAAAACGTGCGGGATGGAATGTTTGCGGTTGCCAATAAATTATATGGAATCACCATGCATAAAAGAACGGATATTCCGTTATATCACCCGCAAGTGGAAACTTACGAGGTGAAAGATGTTGACGGAACTTCTCTCGGAATTTTGTATTTGGATTATTACACTCGTGCCAGCAAGTCAGCAGGAGCATGGATGACCGAATTCCGTCACTACACGAAAGTGAACGGACAGGAAGAAATGCCATTAGTTTCTGTGGTTTATAATTTCTCTCCGGCCGTGGGGGATGCTCCCGTTTTGTTGAGTTGGGATGACACGGAAACGATGTTCCATGAATTCGGACACGCCTTGCACGGATTCTTTACTCGTGGCGATTACCAGCGGATTGCGGGTACGATTCCTCACGATATGGTAGAGTTACCGTCGCAGGTGATGGAGAATTGGGCGAGTGAACCGGAAGTGTTGAAAATGTATGCAAAACATTACCAGACTGGCGAGACTATGCCGGACGCGTTAATCCAGAAGATTCAGGAGAGCGGACATTTTAATCAGGGATTTGCGACGGTAGAATACGTGGCAGCGGCTTTACTGGATATGGATTGGTACTCTAATACAGAAGTGAAAGATTTTGACGTGAACGCTTTCGAGAAAGCCTCTATGGATAAATACGGTTTGATCAAAGAGATATTACCTCGCTATCGTTCCACGTATTTCTCTCATATTTTTGATGGCGGTTACAGTGCCGGATATTACGTGTATCTCTGGGCCGAAGTGTTGGACGCTGACGCTTTCCAAGCTTTCAAATCTTCTGGGGATATTTATAACAAAGAGTTGGCAGCCAAGTTTAGAAAATATGTTCTGTCAGAAGGCGGATATGCTGACCCTATGCAGCAGTATATCAAATTCCGTGGTCAGGAGCCATCGGAAGATCCTTTGTTGCATAAGAGAGGATTGAAATAA
- a CDS encoding aminopeptidase C encodes MIKHSFLCMVILLVSISTAVFAQKGGPRSGYNFTTVVDLKTTPVKNQQSVGTCWDYATLSFLESELLRKGKPVYDLAELYVAKNAYFEKGLRYVQFHGKTNFSEGGQAHDVIDMIKKYGIVPEEVYTGLQYGRDFHIHAEMVAALQGILDAVNKNPNRQITPVWTKGFMRYIEAYLGDTPETFTYEGKEYTPQSFAASLDLNLNDYVELTSFQMYPFYEEVELTIPDNWMHARYYNLPIDELMEVMNNALKNGYSVCWDGDVSHNGFSHPNGLAILPTNNPEEMINAEIDKWTTLSAKDRERKMQSFESPVPEMRVDDNKRQFTFNNRQTTDDHLMHITGMLKDQNGTIYYKTKNSWGEDRNPFGGYLYMSEPFCRLQTVAIMVHKDAIPKAIRKKLGL; translated from the coding sequence ATGATAAAACATTCGTTCTTATGCATGGTCATCCTGCTTGTTTCTATCAGCACGGCCGTGTTTGCACAAAAAGGCGGACCTCGTTCCGGCTACAACTTTACAACAGTCGTTGACTTGAAAACGACCCCGGTGAAGAATCAACAAAGCGTGGGAACATGCTGGGACTACGCAACTCTCTCATTCTTAGAATCCGAATTACTGCGTAAAGGCAAACCTGTCTATGATCTCGCAGAACTTTACGTGGCTAAAAATGCCTACTTCGAGAAAGGATTACGTTACGTTCAATTCCACGGGAAGACAAACTTCAGCGAGGGAGGACAAGCTCATGACGTAATAGATATGATCAAAAAATACGGAATTGTTCCGGAAGAAGTATATACCGGATTACAATACGGACGAGATTTCCACATTCATGCAGAAATGGTGGCTGCTTTGCAAGGAATCCTTGACGCCGTGAACAAAAATCCGAACCGACAAATTACACCCGTGTGGACAAAAGGTTTCATGAGATATATCGAGGCTTATCTGGGTGACACCCCGGAAACATTCACTTACGAGGGCAAGGAGTATACCCCGCAAAGTTTTGCGGCATCCCTAGATCTAAATTTAAATGATTACGTGGAATTGACTTCTTTCCAAATGTACCCTTTCTACGAAGAGGTGGAACTCACGATTCCCGATAACTGGATGCACGCCCGTTACTACAATCTACCGATTGACGAGTTAATGGAAGTGATGAATAACGCCTTGAAAAACGGGTACTCCGTATGCTGGGATGGAGACGTAAGCCACAACGGTTTCAGCCATCCGAACGGGTTGGCCATTCTCCCGACCAATAACCCGGAGGAAATGATCAATGCCGAGATCGACAAGTGGACCACACTTAGCGCAAAAGATCGGGAACGTAAAATGCAGTCTTTCGAATCTCCCGTACCGGAAATGAGAGTAGATGACAACAAACGTCAATTTACTTTTAACAACCGCCAGACAACAGATGATCACTTGATGCACATCACCGGAATGCTAAAGGATCAGAACGGAACGATCTATTATAAGACCAAAAATTCTTGGGGAGAAGATCGTAACCCGTTCGGTGGTTATCTTTATATGTCCGAACCATTCTGTCGCTTGCAGACCGTGGCAATCATGGTTCACAAAGATGCTATTCCGAAAGCAATACGTAAGAAATTAGGATTATAA